The nucleotide sequence AAATAATGCCAAGATATTTGTAATGACTTACATATTGTAAACTGTTTGGTCCAATCGTTGAACcacaaatgtcaaaattattcaatcgatTAGTGGattgaactatttgtggattcttataaattctatataacttttggactattttaaatctcggtctatttctgatattaattcttacatacttctgattttttaaccctgtatgctaacattgcctatgtgaaattttgaaattgtttgtatatacattgaacattACAACGTGGTTTTACTAAAAGAACAGCACCATTAAACTGCTCTTTTATTATAGAAGAATATCATAAGGAATGTGTCGAGTAAAATGATCAAACAATAATAACTATGCTTGATGCAAAATATGCATTCGATGCTGTAAAACATGATGGGCTTATAAGAAGATTATATCAAATGAATTTCCAGAACAATctattttaattattgataatctatataaaaatgctGTTTCTTGTGTTAAATGGAATAATCAAATATCAGACACTTTTAGAATAGAACAAGGCGTAAGACAAGGAGGGACTTTTAGTGCAGACTTgtacaaaatctatttaaatatacttttagACATTTTAGCTGATTCAGGATATGGAGGGAAAATTGGATCGATTTCTTGTTGCGCTCCTACTTGCGCAGATGATTTAGCCATTCTTAGTAATTGTCCGTATGAAACACAAATTTTAATTGATATGGCCTTTGATTTTAGTAAACGTGAGGCATACTTACTACAACCAGCAAAAAGTTGTGTTATACAGTCTAAATCACGTTACCATGAGaaagtaaatgaatttttttGGAAATTAGGCAATTCGACTCTTCCAACTTCTAAGAAGCAACACATATAGGAATATGTCGTACAGACGATGATTCATGTAAAGCTACAATAGATGAGAATTTAAAGAAAGCAAGAAGGACACTATAGAGTTTAATGGGGGTTGGACTTTATGGCGAAAATGGACTAGATCCACAAACCTCAATGTCAATTATGAATACTTATATTATACCAATAATGTTATATGGATTGGAAATAGTAATCCCTAGAGGAAGATGTTTAGAAACTTTAAATATCCAATTTAAAAAGTTCTTGAAACAATTGTTATCTTTACCAAAAACAGTAGCCGATCCTGCTATATATATGATTTCTGGGATGTTACCTGTAGAAGCTCAAATAGAtgtaaaaattttaactttttatggaaatattactAGACAAGGAAAAAGTTCTATTGAATGGCAACTAGCGGAAAGGCAATTAAATGTAAAATCTATTAATAGTAATAGTTGGTTTAGTTTactgagaaaaatattttttgaaatatgaaCTTAATGATCCTGCACAATATTTAGTCAATCCAATTACTAAATACCAAtggaaaagggaaataacttccaAAGTTCAAAAATTCTGGATTGAGAAGATACTGAATCAAGCAAAACTTTATAccagtttaaaatatttatcattgatatataaaCCAGGTCAATGTCATCCTATTGCAAACACAAATACTATGAATTCAAGGGAAATTATTAGAATtcctacaaaattgaaaatagctaCTGGGAGTTACATTCTGCAAACAGTTAGAGccaagtttacaaataatacagaACTGTCCATATGCAAACTGTGTGATGAAACAGAGGAAACTTtaccacattttttattaacGTGTAAAAGTCTAGAAGATATCAGAAAACcaattttggaagatttaattAATTCCTGTAGTGAAGAGTTAGCTGTTTTTAATATTAAAGatgaacattttgacattttacaaCTGATTATAGATCCCTTTAATTACATGGCAATGTTAAGAAATGTGATACAGAACATTTTAGATCCAAAATGTAGACGATTATGTTACTATCTCCATTGTGAAAGGTATAGACTGTTGCAATTAgatgatataaagaaaaagaagagAAAGTAGATAATAATATTATATGAATCATAAGTGACgataaatattttagattttaaagtatttaatgaGTTGATGCTGCCTTTATTGACATTAAGCCCAATTTTATCGTCAAGAATATGATGTACAATGTAAATAGTGTACAGTGATATTGgtggaagatatttttattcatgttgtGAATTCCAATACTCGGGAGAGGTGTGCCTACATTGGCAGAATACAGATTACAGATTACAGATtaaacgacaaatatatgtgacgtataaaattttctgacgtcagacacgcgaatcaatgaatgtgtttgtagatagatgtttttgtgttctgttaaattgttccttttaaaattgttacaccaTGATGACTgttgtatccatattttgactatttaatttattatgtctgtttagttcacgcatcattgtaaatataactgactttgatgagactgtcatcaaagtgagagggttagcgctataaaaccaggtttaatccaacatttgtacatttgaaaatgcctgtaccaagtcgggaatatgacagttcttgtccattcgtttttgatgtgttttgttatttgattttgccatgtgattatgaactttccgattagattttcctctaagttcagtatttttgtgattttactttttactaccttcaataatgagaagaaaaaaaacgtatggtcggctataaaaagccccgacaTGAAACAATTCCATAGTGAAAACTAACGGGCTTAACTTATAGGAAAAAAATTACGCAAACAAAATAAGAGAGGCATGAATTAACGACAATTACTGAAataaaggctcctgacttaggacaggcaaaTAAAGAATGTGGtgaagttaaacatgtttgtgagcgctggACCATcaccctaacatgggacagtgatgtaacagtacaacatgagaaaaattataaaaatcagtagacgaaaggcttaactcatctgATTGATACTGAtacatcgaaaaaaaaaacatagagtggacgtggaagggtacttatacatctatAATCATTTTAATCAACCGGACCATGATCCTTCCTCATCTATGAAAGTACGATAAAGAAAATGTATCACCACACCAATAGCAATATACTAAGTACTCCTGCTCGAAAATTATATCAAcaatatagacaaaacactgCCAGCCAATCAAAAGACGTTTTACATCCATAAAACAGCTATATGGATGAGATACAAAATGAAGTATGGCGATGTTGCAAAAACATGTTCAGTCTTTACTGTTTTGTTAGTGAAACAAATATTTGTAGTTTTATTCTTGATGGTACATGAATAAAGTAACATGTTAGATCGTTATGCCAATAATTTGTACATTGAATTATGTTACGGTTGTTAAATATTGATGTCATGGTACAcgagggatttaaaaaaaaaaacagaatagttcaccagaaagaaaaaaaaattaataaaaagtggCACAAAATTTCGTTGATAAACACAACAAATCATATCCTAAACATTTTTATGTGGTACCTATACattgaaatattgaacaaaacaTTTGTAAATAGTTGTATGTGTTTATAGCCTACGATACAGAATAGGTTtaattcattgttgaaggtcgtacatgtATCTTTAGTTGGTTGCTTGTAAACAGGTGTCATTTTGTCTCAGGTTGTTTATCAACTTATATTTCGTATTTGTTAGCAAGACGTATTGAGTAAAGGGAAGTAAAACAACTAAACACAGGAAcaagaaaaacaataatttgaaaacGTTGcagttttacaataaaatataattcataCAATAATTACATTCGCATGCAATTTTTTTAAGAACACATTCTGACTTTGTCGAAAAACGTcatcttgaactgaattttaatgtgcgtattgttatgcgtttacttttctacattggctagaggtatagggggagggttgagatctcacaaacatgtttaaccccgccgcatttttgcgcctgtcccaagtctggagcctctggcctttgttagtcttgtattattttaattctagtttcttgtgtacaattttgaaattagtatggcgttcattatcactgaacagtatatatttgtttatgggccagctgaaggacgcctcctggtgcgggaatttctcgctacattgaagacctgttggtgaccttctgctgttgtttttttctatggtcgggttgttgtctctttggcacattccccatttccattctcaattttatgattgaATACAAATTTGAAAATAGGACACAAATTTGAGGCCGCATTTTTTAAGGACATATATTGACAATTAACCCCACGATTGGGCACATATTTGACAAACAGACACAGATTTGAGGCCGTAAACGAATCGGAGGTTTACATATTTATggcatttttatgattaaaaagaAAATTCACATATCATCTAATGTCAATTTGCGTGATAAAGTTATCTTTGTACCAAATAATTCCTAATTTATCAACGGAGAATTTTAGAatgatgttttataaatattgtcaGATGCGAAGCAACTATTACGGTGCTGATGACAACCTCGGGAAATCAGTGTACCGACAGAAGCGTCGATTCTGTATGAACCTTTACCAAGAAtgcttaaacaaaaatatttgatggTTAATGATGtgtagaaatatatataaaaaacgcaTATATATGACAAAATGGAACAAAAAAAGCACACCCAAATTCATCAAATTTGATTAACTTTGAAGGAGGGAGTGTGAATCTTTGTTTTAGATTGAGGATGTTTTTAaggttattttgtatttgttaaaatCTATCACTTTTGCAGTTTATAGAATATCTGTAGTCATTTAACATCGGCTGCATGCACAAAAACACGCCGAAAACTCAAAGTACACAGAGAATTTCAATACGATAGAAAATCTTTCTGAGAGTGACTCTGCTAAGATAAAATTCTGGGAGCATTGACCCAACCTTTTGTTTCCATGATTTGGAACATCTTTTACAACAACTGATCAAAATAGTATCATTTGAAATAACAATacttttaatatgaaaattaaataagcCATTTGCAGAAAACAGAACtacattataaaattttatgacttcttttttaaatagaaggtagccacgatgttatgccacaaacatacggtgtcaatattttttttttagtacaccagatccggatttcgacaataaatgtctcttcagtgatgttagggatcgaatggtatttggaaggccatataaaaagtaccctcatttttagatagactcttgaattttaagagtcaatataggatgaacggatcatataaaccggagggaaaatatgatacaagcccaaacgaaaaaatataaacgagtctaaattgaaaactacgttcaaaccgatgattgcgttggataaaaaccgcaattttatacgtgtgcatgtaaaacaaatatatatacacatttattcaaaaaccagttgttggcatgacacgggttatgttcttctcatatatgttatgatggtatgatactaaacccctaacgggaaggattgtgcctgatgttcatatgatgaaatcataatctttcagtcagtttaattgaagtctggagctggcatgtcagttaactgctagtagtctgttgttatttatgtatttttgtcattttgtttattttctttggttacatctcctgacatcagactcggacttctcttggactgaattttaatgtgcgtattgttatgcgtttacttttctacattggctagaggtatagggggagggttgagatctcacaaacatgtttaaccccgccgcatttttgcgcctgtcccaagtcaggagcctctggcctttgttagtcttgtattattttaattttagtttcttgtgtacaatttggaaattagtatggcgttcattatcactgcactagtatatatttgtttaggggccagctgaaggacgcctccgggtgcgggaatttctcgctacattgaagacctgttggtgaccttctgttgttgttttttttttctatggtcgggttgttgtctctttggcacattccccatttccattctcaattttatatatattctatttatttatgtttctatttATCTAGCTATATGTATAGTTTTTCGTAATACGGATCAGCAAATTCTTGTTCAAATACATCCTCTGGCGTTAACCCTTCGTCATCATATATCTCCTTATTTGCGTTGTTTTCAATCAAGAGTGCAGTAATATCTGTATGTCCACCAAAAGAAGCGAAATGCAAAGGCGACCATCCAACTGTTCTTTCACACTGATTGACATCAGCATTGTTTTCTATCAATAGTTCAACAACATCATAATGCCCCATTTTACATGCCATAAGCAATGGTGATAGTCCAGTCACATCGCATTGTGAAATGTCTGCGTCGTTTTGTATTAATAGTTcaactatatcagtatgtccatGTTCACACGCCACAAGGAAAGGGGATCTGTCTTTGTCGTCATTCTGGCAGACCCCAACTTTATTCTTCAAAAGAATTTCCACGATCTGTATATGCCCTTCCTTGCAAGCCATATAGAACGGCGATTGTTTATAATTATTAGAATGTGAAATATCAGCTTGTGTGCTCTAGTAAGAGTTTCACTATTCGTGTATGTCCGCATTTGCAAGCCATATAAAATGGAGATATCCCATCTTTGTCATATTGATAGACATCAGCTTTGTTTTCTAACAACAGTTGTGCTACATGAAAATTCCCCCGTTCACATGCTATATACAAAGGCGACCGCCCGTTAAAATCACACTGGCCGACATTAGCTTTATACTTAATTAGGGTTTCTACAATGATTTCTCTGTTATCTCTCACCCCTCTTTTCCTTTCACATCCTTCTTTACAGGCAACATATAAAGGCGATTCCCCATTTATGTTGCACTCCAACACATCAGCATTGTATTCTAACAAAATCTTAACGATTTCAGTTTGTCGTCTTTCACAAGCAATATACAACGGTGATTGGTTTTTAGACTTGAAACATTGTAAGGGATCGGCTCCTTTTTCAAGTAAAAGTTTCACTATTTCCGCATCACCTTCTTTACAAGCAAGATACAACGGTGAAACTCCATAGCTATCATATTGAGAAACGTTAGCTTTTTTCTCAATTAAGAGTTTAACTATGTCTCTATGCTTTCCGTTACATGCAACATGCAATGGAGATTTTCCATCGTTATTATACTGAAAGACGTCTGCATTGTTCTCTAATAAAAGTTTTACTATATTCGTATTACCCCGTTCACAGGCAGCATTCAACGGTGAATTCACATACGTGTTTGAAAAGGGCGACGAAATAAAGACCATTTCTTTATTACACTTGTTTACATCAATATTTGCATTCATTAAAAGTTTAACTATAGCTTCGTGTTCTCCTACACAGGCAACATATAATGATGATTCTTTACAACATCGGTCATATTTAGACACATTAGCATTGTTAGCAAGTAAAAGTTCAACGACTTTCGTATGGCCGCCTTTACAAGCAATGTAAAGAGCggactgaccatttttgtcaagTTGAAAGACATCGGCTTTGTTCTCGAGTAGCAGTGTCACTATATCTGCATGTCCTCCTTCCGCAGCAACATAAAGTGGTGACTGTTTATACTTGTTGCATTTCAAGATATCAGCATTTTCTTTCAAGAGTAATGTAAGAATATCAATGTGGCCCCCTTTACAGGCAAAAAAGCATGGTGTCTGCCTTGCCCAGCAATATTGAGATACTTTAGCTTTGGATTCAAGCAATAATTCTACTATACTTGTATGTCCATTTCGACAAGCTACATGTAATGCCGATTGTGCTTGAGTGTCACGTTTAGCGACATCAACATTCCTTGGCAGTAAGAGTTTCACTGATTCTGTATGCCCTCCTTCACATGCAATAAATAGAGGTGACTGATGGTGTTTGTCACACTGAGACACATCAGCATTATTTTCCAATAGCATTTTTACTATAACCGAGTGACCTGCTTTACAAGCATGATACAATGATGACTTTCCAAATTTATCACATTGGTGCATGTCAGAATTGTTCTTTAGTAACAATTTAACAATATCTGTATGTCCTGCAATACAAGCCACATGCAACGGTGAAAGTCTAAACTTCCCACAATGTGAGACATCAGCACCACTCTGCAGTAAGATTTTCACAATAGGTGTATGTCCTTTTTCACAAGCAACATACAAAGGTGTCTGCCTTGACCAACCTCTTTGAGAAATGTTAGCCTTGGTTTGAAGTAGTAGTTTCACTATATCTGTATGACCTTGCTGAACTGCCAAATAAAGTGGTGATTGTCCATGTCTGTCACATTTAGAGATATTACTCTGTTTCTCAAGTAAAAGTTCAACAATGTCTATATAACCACTTTTGCATGCAACAGATAATGGGGATTGTCCGCGGTTATTACACTGTGATACATTACAATTATTCTCCAATAACAATTTGACTATAGCTGTAAACCCTTTTTTACAAGCCATATACAATACTGATCTTTTATTAACGTCACAATGCAAAATATCAGCATTGTTTTCTACTAACATTCTTACAGTGTCTACATGTCCTAGTTCACAAGCCACGAGTAATCCTGGCATACCAGACAACTTTTCACGCTGAGACATGTCAGCCTTTTTTGCTAGTAACAGTTTTACAATATCTGAATGCCCTCCTTTACAAGCCATATAAAATGGAGACTGTTTAAAATCATCCGTCTGCGATACCGGAGCATTGTTATCAAGCAATAACTTAACTATATTTGTGTACCCTCTTTCTGAAGCTAAATAAAGTGGTGACATTCCGAATGATCCACGTTTAGATACATCAACATTTCTTTCCAAAAGTAATTTTACTACGTCTGTATGGCCTCCCTCGCATGCGATATATAAAGTTGACCTTCCCTTACTGTCTACTTCGTTGACATCACAGTTTATGTCAATAAGAAAGAGAACCATGTCTACATAACCTTCTGTAACAGCTTCCATTAACGGTGTGGGTGTGGACGCCGAAGAATATCCATAGAACATACGTCTATTGCGTCTGTCAAATGCCAAAAGTAAACGTGTAACTTCAAGATTACGTTTGAAAAAACGAAAGAAGCTGCAATCTAAATGAACTAAACCGTAACTGTTTATTATGGAATATACTTTTCaaatcattatttttcaaatctAAGATCAGTCTGACAAAGTAATCGTGTATCATGTCTTCTGAGAGAACTATCAAGTTTTCGTCACCACTTGTTCTGTCCTTGAAAGATCCGAAAATGTAATGATCCCGTATGAATTCACTGGGCGCAAACTTGATAAAGCATTCTTGTAAATGTTGTCCACAAATAACAGCtgcaatttcatatattttgtcatgaatAAGTGTATACTATCTACCCGCCTTTTTAAATAGGTTCCTTCTAGGTTTGCAAGGCATTCTCGTAACGCAGTTCGGGACATTTCTTGTTTTACATCAATGCCAAATTCTGCACACACGGACTTAAGCTTTATTGTATCCTGAGATGAAGTTTTAAGCTTCAGCAAATCTAAACTAAAACCATCTTCAAATAATACACAAAGAACAATAGCACAAAACGGAATTTTGTTGTGAAATCTTATAACGTGCATTAATTCATCTTTTATAGTATTTACTGGATCTGTGAAAAGCTTCGTTAGGTCAGTAAAGGATTTTCCCTTGGATAATTTACAAAGCAGTggaaagaaatcaaaattttccaaatatttttcaatatggTTGCTCATAGCATTAGAAATGTACTGTCTTATCATTAGCTTTCTTTCTTCGAGTAAGAGACAAAGCTCTTGTGATAAGATATTGCATTCATTACTTGCCAAATAATTAAGTTGCTGGAATTGTAAATCTTTGAATACATGTAGTCTACAAGAAATAAGTAGTTTTGCCGGATTCCCTGGTATATTATGATGCATTAACATAAAATTTTTAATgtcatctcttttatcattttcgcaaactttgaatattttctctattttttccAAATGATCTTTCCACGTGTATACTGTTTGTATATTAAGTGTCTCCTTGCCACAAATATCATCAATAACAAAAACTTGTTTCTTTCTTAAATCACGATAGTGTATTATATCTGAAGGTCCTGTGACTAACGAAATTATTTCATACTCTTcatgtttaaacaaatttaatgCAACATGGTGAATAATTGACGATTTTCCAGTCCCTGAGCTCCCAGTGACAACAACACAATTCTGTAACTGTATAGATGCTGCAACATGTTTTGCTGCCCTTGTGACAATAAATTCGCTGTCATCTTTCATCCATTCATTTATATACTGGTCATTTTGAGCTTGAAATAAGAAAGACAAATAGAACATCAACATTAACATAAACTATAACTTCAAAAATTAAGTAATCAATATATAATAAACGACGATATATGTATACAATTAATCATGCTGGAAATAAAACTGAATAATACTAACTATATacataatggaattttatgcgactgtcatacaagtgaaaggtttagtctgggcatcactagtaagtcttgtgtggacaaaatgcacttctggcgtattaaaattttaaacttgttgccttttgttagctatttttcgtgtgtttctttgtcaattatgttctcctatttatttatattgtagtcctgtaatgttgtgctgttattttaatgttatatttcacatggccataaaagagggaggtttggcatgccacaaaaccaggttcaacccaccatttttcctttaaaaatgtcctgtaccaagtcaggaatatgaccattgttatattatagttcgtttctgtgtgtgttacattttaacgttgtgtttccgttgtgtcgtttgttttctcttatttttgagtgtgaattcacattactataagacgtgtcacggtccttatctatcccaaattcatgtatttgattttgatgttatatttgttattttcataatattttgtctaatgcttagtccgtttctgtgtgtgttacattttaatgttgtgtcgttgttctcctcttatatttaatgcgtttccctcagttttagtttgttaccccgattttgtttttgtccatggatttatgagttttgaacagcggtatactactgttgcctttatttagctagttataaaacaacgttaaatccaccattttctacttacgGAAAAAgatataccaagtcaggagtatgcagttgttttccattgatttgatctgtttgagctttagatttagCTATTTGTCCTTTTCGTTATTAAGTTTTCCCTGGTGGTcggtattatttttattttttttattatacaattattatttatcaCTGCCTTTTCCTATTATCTAGATATCTATATTTTTAACGGGAAGCTTTATACCAaagtttatgataaaagagatgagttttcatttcctattgttagttatcaatttttagatggtgacgttcccttgtcaccatcttaaagtgtttatatatttcaacttgttcgattcgctcgtTTATTTAACAATGTGCTTGATTCCAAGGAAAAcaatctctgtattactgaaaaattaccacaccagggttttcgatatcacaaattggtcaaaacatttaccaaattttatcatcggtacaaggacatcatacgtaaatataaatcaacatgcagacttcttatacgttcaggtatttcagatccaatattttatggtaatattctttacaaagcacaaactTGTCGGCATTTACCTCAAACGCTAACAAATCCTTTAAACAGACTTACGAGGAAAGAATATAGTTACGATGCTCGATATTCAAAGTCTGgtagttttgtaattttaatttttttgaaaacataGATCCTGTATAATAAATTAATGGGTACTCTTTCTGAAGGAAATCTGGACTTAATATGTCATATTTTGGATTTAAATTTTAGGTATAAAGTTaacgaaaataaaatgaaatgaaaagaaaacttACATCTTATATTCACTGGAATAGTATCTGCAGCTCGATCTTTAATTTCTGTTGAGAGATCCTGTATCTGTTTGGTAAACTCTGACGACAGTTCATTTATGTGTTCATCTGAAATTAACATTATGAGttataattttcactaaaaaatGGTTATCGGCATTTCTCTGATAAGGATACTGGTATGGCGAATCAATTTCATAAATAacacacgatggtcttgaagtatatattCTAGGTAATGACGTTGTTTATCATATAAATAACgtgttattcttttatttgtctatgtaagaTATTACTTTGGCTATTTAGTCTATTTTTGATAATGATTATTTGGCGTGAATCGTTtcttatacatctcgtcattgtTGTAATGTGCTGTGATATATTTTgtgttcttgtctttcgtttttggtGGTGAACTTTGTCTTTATtcctttttgttttatctttgttgacatatttgtattttttttttatggtaactAAGATGATAACATGATGTTGACTGCTGCACCctattttataattcaaaaattgCCTTTCCATGCAATCATTGtcatgaaaattgttttaattgtataAAGTTAGAGATTGTATGTTAGTTACGTAAGCGCGTCACTGTTTTTGATATTTTCGTtgcggtttgcatgttgtgtcgatTATTATATCATTTGTCTTGCGTGTGTACGTGTTGTAATTCTGTCAAGTAGTGTGTTAGCGATATAATTTTGTAACATTATCATAAAGCGGGAGGATTGGCATGCCATTAAACCTGATTAAacaaaccattttgttttcttaaaatgtcctgtcccaagtcagtaatatggcaGTAGTTATCAAATAACTCATTTCTTTTagtgttggcgtttgtttttgttgcccTTCgttgttcctgttgttcctttgtttcaTTCtgaaagttgatgtgtttccctcagtttttggtttcactagtaacccgaatttagcttgaacggacaaaaacgtgttaacgctatttaaatgagattaattgttatttgataaagattgacaaaaattaaaaaatatttttacttcatttcaattcatttcaattcattttaacgccagtcaaatagatttctttgcggtgaatcaattgaaatcaagttgctaGTAATGTACGTCCAActattaggccacgcccccgttaaactatttcaaacaggcatcaattcgttttaaacatcgttgagacccgagctttgtacaggtaaatcactcaagcaagacaaactttatttatttatcggtttttttttcatccaatttTATCGAATTTCAGttaaatgtgtgtattcttagtaaagtcgcatgcttcacaattgttaacaaatgaatgaacaatagatgtgacatttttaaaagaaatttaaataaaaacattaaaatattgatgcacggtttaaaaaatgtgattctgttgaaaataaaatagtaaacttgcaaactttcaatccatttgttctcatcgaggtccgcgttcatgtttcaatgcGATACGTAACATGAAAGTCCaatatgttacaaatgtatagactctacgatgtccgagttCTGTccgaaataaataattgatagcacttataagacataatgttg is from Mytilus galloprovincialis chromosome 6, xbMytGall1.hap1.1, whole genome shotgun sequence and encodes:
- the LOC143078684 gene encoding uncharacterized protein LOC143078684, which translates into the protein MFYGYSSASTPTPLMEAVTEGYVDMVLFLIDINCDVNEVDSKGRSTLYIACEGGHTDVVKLLLERNVDVSKRGSFGMSPLYLASERGYTNIVKLLLDNNAPVSQTDDFKQSPFYMACKGGHSDIVKLLLAKKADMSQREKLSGMPGLLVACELGHVDTVRMLVENNADILHCDVNKRSVLYMACKKGFTAIVKLLLENNCNVSQCNNRGQSPLSVACKSGYIDIVELLLEKQSNISKCDRHGQSPLYLAVQQGHTDIVKLLLQTKANISQRGWSRQTPLYVACEKGHTPIVKILLQSGADVSHCGKFRLSPLHVACIAGHTDIVKLLLKNNSDMHQCDKFGKSSLYHACKAGHSVIVKMLLENNADVSQCDKHHQSPLFIACEGGHTESVKLLLPRNVDVAKRDTQAQSALHVACRNGHTSIVELLLESKAKVSQYCWARQTPCFFACKGGHIDILTLLLKENADILKCNKYKQSPLYVAAEGGHADIVTLLLENKADVFQLDKNGQSALYIACKGGHTKVVELLLANNANVSKYDRCCKESSLYVACVGEHEAIVKLLMNANIDVNKCNKEMVFISSPFSNTYVNSPLNAACERGNTNIVKLLLENNADVFQYNNDGKSPLHVACNGKHRDIVKLLIEKKANVSQYDSYGVSPLYLACKEGDAEIVKLLLEKGADPLQCFKSKNQSPLYIACERRQTEIVKILLEYNADVLECNINGESPLYVACKEGCERKRGVRDNREIIVETLIKYKANVGQCDFNGRSPLYIACERGNFHVAQLLLENKADVYQYDKDGISPFYMACKCGHTRIVKLLLEHTS